In Gemmatimonadota bacterium, the sequence CGAAAGAGTCCGCGCAGCGTGGGCCGCATGCCCAGGCCCCAGGTGGCGTACAGGACGGCCACGACGATCCCTGAGTGGACAATGAAATACTGGAAGAAACGCCACGACGGGAAGCCGGTGTCCATGGCGCCCGGGGTGATCACGGCGTTGGCGGAACCGACGAGCCCCCAGAAGTAGGCGATCTCGTACGTGTACTTGTTCCGGAATATCAAGGTAGCCGCCGTGATCAGGCTTGCGACGCCGCAGATATGCAGTGGAAGGTGGTTTCGGACCATGTATTCGGGACCGAACTGCACGAGGCGGTATCCCCAGGCCGAGAATTCGTTGACCAGGAGCATGGCCGCGAGCAGGTAGCCGATCCTCACCGCCGTCCGCTCATCGCTCGCGCTTCGTGCGAGTTTCGTAAGCAGGATGGGCAGCACGAGCGTAAGCCCCATGACGATGAGATGGGGCGGCCCGAAGCTCTGGAATCCGGTTGGCGTCATGATGTAACATGAGTACAGGAAACTGGACCGTAAGACAACCCGCATTACCCATGTTTACACTTTTCAAGAACGGACGGACCGCGTCGCGGATCGTGCTTTCACCCACGGTGGGTCCTTCCGGACGGCGGGCCGCCAGGGAATTTCAACGTATCGTGAAGCGCATGGGCGGGGTCGAGATCCCCGTCCTTGAAGCATCAGACCGGCCAGCGGTGAACGGGGCCGGTGGATCCCCTTTCGGCCACGATGAAGAAACCGGCCGGGTATACATCGGATGGGCGCCCGCGGGACTCGGTGTCGACCTCTCCGAATCCGCCCTGGGATACGATGGCTACGTCATCCGGTGCGCCGGGAACAGCCTGGTACTCGCGGGTCGCCGCCCCTACTCCGCGCTCTATGCCGTGTACCGGCTGTTCGAAGAACATCTCGGTTGCGGTTTCTTCGAAGAAGGCGACCAGATCCCGCAAAGGGAAACCGTTTCTATCGGCAACCTGG encodes:
- a CDS encoding TIGR02206 family membrane protein produces the protein MRVVLRSSFLYSCYIMTPTGFQSFGPPHLIVMGLTLVLPILLTKLARSASDERTAVRIGYLLAAMLLVNEFSAWGYRLVQFGPEYMVRNHLPLHICGVASLITAATLIFRNKYTYEIAYFWGLVGSANAVITPGAMDTGFPSWRFFQYFIVHSGIVVAVLYATWGLGMRPTLRGLFRAFVALNLFAVVVGIVNLLMGSNYMYLSRPPWGTVSPFFFAPWPWYIPILDVVALAMFFAVYLPVHLSRRRESRLMRPTDRSGTGNPA